CTACCCGGCACATAGACCCGTAGGTCACAATGGTGATATCTGTTCCGGTTCTTAATATTTCTGGCTGGCCTAAAGGAACGGTGAACTCCCCAATATTGGCCGGCATACGCTCTTTCAAGCGGTAGCCGTTCAGACACTCCACCACCAGAGCAGGCTCATCAGATTTTAGCAGCAGGTTGTAGAACCCGGCCGCCTGGGTCATGTTACGGGGTACTAAGACATGCATACCTCTCAGGCTGTTCAGGATCATGCCCATAGGAGAGCCTGAATGCCATACGCCTTCCAGGCGGTGCCCGCGGGTACGTACGATCAAGGGGGCCTTCTGGCCGCCTTTGGTGCGGTACTGCAGGCTGGCCACGTCATCACTTAAGATCTGGATGGCATACAACAGATAGTCCAGGTACTGGATCTCTGCAATAGGCCGTAGACCGCGCAAAGAGGCTCCTATCCCCTGGCCGATAATAGTACACTCCCTGATCCCGGTGTCGGTTACCCGTAGCTCTCCGTATTTATCTTGCAAGCCGGCAAAGGCCTGGTTCACATCGCCAATCTTTCCAACGTCTTCGCCAATGGCGAATAACCGGGGCTCACGTGCAAGGGCTGCATCAAAGCAGGCCTGCAATACTTCACGACCGTCCACTACCGGGCTGTCTTCCTGGTAATCTGCCAGCACTTCCTCCGCTACTAAGGCAGATTCATCAGACTGGCTATAGAGGAAGGAGTTGTAGCGCTCAGCGTTTTCGCCTTGCACGGTTTCCAGCCATTTCACCAGGTCGCGTTTGGCCCCGCTCTTCTCGTTGCGGGCAACCCTTAACGCTTTTCTGGCAGCCTTGAGCGCGTCTGACCTTAAAGGGTTGATGGTTTTGGAAAGCTCTTCCTTGATGGTGATGATGGCCGATGCGTTTTGGTCCATGCTCTCAGACAGCTTTTCCAGCAGCACCAGGCATTGGTTATGGTCCTGCTCCATGCCTTCGGTGAAGGATTTCCAGGCGGCGGTACGGGCTTCCTTAACGGCTTCTTTTGCCTCAGCTTCAATTTGGTTCAGCTCGGCGTGCGTGGCGTACTCGTTTTCAATCAACCAGTTGCGCATCTGCTTAATGCAGTCATACTCTTCTTCCCAGGCCAGGCGCTCTTTTGACTTATAGCGCTCATGTGACCCGGAGGTGGAGTGGCCCTGGGGCTGAGTCATTTCTTCCACGTGGACCAGAACCGGTACATGCTGCTCGCGGCAGACTTGAGTAGCTACATTGTACACCTCGCACAGTGCGGCGTAATCCCAGCCTTTTACTTTAAAGATCTCATAGCCCTGTCCTCCGGGCTCATTGCGCTGGAAACCAGCCAGAATCTCAGAGATGCTGCTTTTGGTAGTCTGGTATTTGGCCGGCACCGAAATACCGTAGCCATCATCCCACACAGAAACCAGCATAGGCACCTGTAGCACGCCAGCGGCATTGATGGCCTCAAAGAAAACCCCTTCAGAAGTTGAAGCGTTGCCTATGGTGCCAAAGGCGATCTCGTTTCCGTTGATGGAGAAATCAGTGAAGGGGTGCAGGTCCGGGTTCTCTCTGTAAAGCTTAGAGGCATAGGCCAGGCCCACTAAGCGGGGCATCTGAGCGCCGGTAGGCGATATATCTGCGGTAGAGTTTTTGCTGGTGGTTTGCGGCTTCCATTTTCCTTCCTCATCCAGAAGGCGGGTTCCAAAGTGCCCCGTCATGCTGCGTCCGGCGGTAGAAGGCTCCTGCTCCACGTCTGTATGGGCATACAACTGGGCAAAGAACTGCTGCACGGTTAACTGGCCAATGGCCAGCATGAAGGTCTGGTCACGGTAATAGCCTGAACGGAAGTCTCCGGCCTTGAAAAACCTGGCCATGGCCAACTGTGCCACCTCTTTGCCGTCTCCAAAAATACCGAACTTGGCTTTACCCATGAACACCTCTTTGCGGCCGGCAAGGCTGGCCTGACGACTCTCGCAGGCAATGCGATAGTCCTGCAACATCTCTTCTTTGGTAAGGGAAAGCTGATTAATCCGCTCAACGGTTTGCATGCGTTATCTTATAAGTTCTGAAATGGCTTTTTAAAACCAAAACTAATCAAGTTTTAGCCCATTTTCAAATCTGCTTCTCTCGTATAGCAAGAATGGGTACTTATTCTATAGGCGAGAGAACTAATTTTCCTTAATTTTGTTTTTACCCTTAACGGGCCTTTAAACGACACAAAAACAGAAGACAAACCTTAAAAATTATGAAAAAGATCTATCTATTTCTGGCGCTGGCATTGGTGGTGCTGAGCCAAGGAGCCGTTTCGGCACAAGGAGTGCTGACCTTTGAAAAAGACACCCATGACTTTGGAAACATTGCAGAGGGCCCTGTGGCTTCTTACGAGTTCAAAGTAAAAAACACCGGAAACCAGCCGGTTATCATCTCTCATGTGCAGGCCTCCTGCGGATGTACCACTCCTGAATGGACCAAAGAAGCCATCTTACCCGGTAAAACCGGAATCGTGAAAGCCGGCTATAACAGTGCCGGTCGTCCTGGCGTTTTCACCAAATCGTTAACTGTTACCTCTAACGGTACGCCAGATACCCAAACCCTTTTCATTAAAGGAACCGTGGTAGACAAGGCCGCCACCCCTGCTGCCAGTGCCCAGGAAATTGCCAGCTCTCCAAAAATCCAATTGACCAGCTCTTCCTATGATTTCGGTAAATTGGAAAAAGGCCAGAAAGCCACCGCTAAATTCACCCTTAAAAACACCGGCAAAAGCGATCTTAAGATCACCGGAATCCAGACGGCCTGCAATTGCGTAGCTTACAAGGCCAGCCCTTCTGTGGTTAAGGCAGGACAATCTGCAAAGTTGGAACTTATTTACAGCCCTCAGGTGTTGCAGGATAGAATAGAGCAAGTAACCCTTCTCTCAAATGACATTACCGGCGCTTCTGCCACCCTTACCTTAAAGGCCAAAGTGGTAGAAAGTCTAGCCAAACAAAACACCGTAAAGCTTCAAAAGGCCAGCGTGCCCTTTAAATAGATTTTTCATAGTTTTATTTTGTACTAATGGCAGTAACTAAGTTGCTGCCTTTTTTTATGCCTTTCTGTTTTGGGCCTGTTTTGAGAAAAACGGCTTATAAATGGCAATTCCCAAACAAACGTTAATTTAATCAACCTGTTCATTGCTAAAATACTAGCAGGTTGATGTATATTTGAGCACTTTTTCACCACCTTATAAAAAGTACTACAATGATTATTGGTCTTCCTAAGGAGATAAAAAACAACGAGAACCGCGTAGCCCTTACCCC
This Rufibacter radiotolerans DNA region includes the following protein-coding sequences:
- a CDS encoding DUF1573 domain-containing protein; this encodes MKKIYLFLALALVVLSQGAVSAQGVLTFEKDTHDFGNIAEGPVASYEFKVKNTGNQPVIISHVQASCGCTTPEWTKEAILPGKTGIVKAGYNSAGRPGVFTKSLTVTSNGTPDTQTLFIKGTVVDKAATPAASAQEIASSPKIQLTSSSYDFGKLEKGQKATAKFTLKNTGKSDLKITGIQTACNCVAYKASPSVVKAGQSAKLELIYSPQVLQDRIEQVTLLSNDITGASATLTLKAKVVESLAKQNTVKLQKASVPFK
- a CDS encoding alpha-ketoacid dehydrogenase subunit alpha/beta; translated protein: MQTVERINQLSLTKEEMLQDYRIACESRQASLAGRKEVFMGKAKFGIFGDGKEVAQLAMARFFKAGDFRSGYYRDQTFMLAIGQLTVQQFFAQLYAHTDVEQEPSTAGRSMTGHFGTRLLDEEGKWKPQTTSKNSTADISPTGAQMPRLVGLAYASKLYRENPDLHPFTDFSINGNEIAFGTIGNASTSEGVFFEAINAAGVLQVPMLVSVWDDGYGISVPAKYQTTKSSISEILAGFQRNEPGGQGYEIFKVKGWDYAALCEVYNVATQVCREQHVPVLVHVEEMTQPQGHSTSGSHERYKSKERLAWEEEYDCIKQMRNWLIENEYATHAELNQIEAEAKEAVKEARTAAWKSFTEGMEQDHNQCLVLLEKLSESMDQNASAIITIKEELSKTINPLRSDALKAARKALRVARNEKSGAKRDLVKWLETVQGENAERYNSFLYSQSDESALVAEEVLADYQEDSPVVDGREVLQACFDAALAREPRLFAIGEDVGKIGDVNQAFAGLQDKYGELRVTDTGIRECTIIGQGIGASLRGLRPIAEIQYLDYLLYAIQILSDDVASLQYRTKGGQKAPLIVRTRGHRLEGVWHSGSPMGMILNSLRGMHVLVPRNMTQAAGFYNLLLKSDEPALVVECLNGYRLKERMPANIGEFTVPLGQPEILRTGTDITIVTYGSMCRVVLEAAEQLQAVGISAEVIDVQTLLPFDLNHSIADSLRKTNRVLFTDEDVSGGATAFMLQRVIDEQEAWRFLDSKPATLSAHDHRPSYSTDGDYFSKPNADDVFETVYAMMRESNPEAFPSLF